The following coding sequences lie in one Chelatococcus sp. YT9 genomic window:
- a CDS encoding extracellular solute-binding protein, producing the protein MLDRRSLLKLTAAGAIAAAALVPALAGAAEPPKPAKLTMNVYAGPFEANMRKAVIAPFEADTGIKVELVPSAPPLAKLQAQGASPELDILIAGIVENLIAGQQGLIVKLDPDNIPELKDIYDIAKTPDGVAVNFSALGLAYDKRQWPTPPTSWFDLASDKTPGKIVVRQPDAQNTVAWMAIMAKELNGAWPEKPEDYKKVGELLTKNLKSRLAAITTNTATTRAGFTNAGAGLAVWTDSQVAAFAEESKLPLAFVIPKEGGVMIATTAMVTRTPNKYWAEKLIGYMLRPEAQKIFALNGYYAPSNKTVVVPDDVAAKMVYGQAKIDTLLRMPWDKITPINQQISETFYEAVN; encoded by the coding sequence ATGTTGGATCGCCGGAGCCTCCTGAAGCTGACTGCCGCAGGCGCAATCGCGGCCGCGGCGCTCGTGCCCGCGTTGGCCGGGGCGGCTGAGCCGCCGAAGCCCGCCAAGTTGACGATGAATGTCTATGCCGGTCCTTTCGAAGCCAATATGCGCAAGGCGGTCATCGCGCCATTCGAAGCCGATACGGGCATAAAGGTGGAACTCGTTCCGAGCGCTCCGCCGCTCGCGAAACTGCAGGCGCAGGGCGCCTCGCCGGAGCTCGATATCCTCATCGCCGGCATCGTCGAGAATTTGATCGCCGGCCAGCAGGGACTGATCGTCAAGCTTGATCCGGACAACATCCCGGAGCTCAAGGATATCTACGACATCGCCAAGACCCCGGACGGTGTCGCGGTCAACTTCTCGGCTCTGGGCCTTGCCTATGACAAGAGGCAGTGGCCGACCCCGCCGACCTCCTGGTTCGATCTCGCCTCGGACAAGACGCCGGGCAAGATCGTGGTGCGCCAGCCGGACGCCCAGAACACCGTCGCCTGGATGGCTATCATGGCCAAGGAGCTGAACGGCGCCTGGCCGGAGAAGCCGGAAGACTACAAGAAGGTTGGCGAACTTCTGACGAAGAATCTCAAATCGCGTCTCGCCGCCATCACCACCAACACCGCCACCACCCGCGCCGGCTTCACCAATGCCGGCGCCGGTCTTGCGGTATGGACCGACAGCCAGGTCGCGGCCTTCGCCGAGGAGAGCAAACTGCCCCTTGCCTTCGTCATTCCGAAGGAAGGCGGCGTCATGATCGCCACCACCGCGATGGTAACCCGCACGCCGAACAAATACTGGGCGGAAAAGCTGATCGGCTACATGCTGCGGCCGGAAGCGCAGAAGATCTTCGCGCTCAACGGCTACTACGCGCCGTCAAACAAGACCGTCGTCGTTCCCGATGACGTCGCGGCCAAGATGGTCTATGGCCAAGCCAAGATCGATACGCTGCTGCGGATGCCGTGGGACAAAATAACGCCCATCAACCAGCAGATCTCGGAAACCTTCTACGAAGCCGTCAACTGA
- a CDS encoding ABC transporter ATP-binding protein, whose product MTAASLTAESLAHAYGAAPPTLKGISFTIEPGEFFTLLGPSGCGKTTTLRLVAGLLSPTAGRILIGTRDITTVPTHERDVSVVFQNYALFPHMTVADNVGYGLKIRGKPRREIAAAVEEALATVGLPGMDKRYPTELSGGQQQRVGLARAIAVKPRVMLLDEPLSNLDAKLREQMCLEIAALQRRMAMTVLYVTHDQAEALAISDRIAIMSGGEIREIGTPTEIYRRPRSLTAATFLGDTNLVRLRAGRDGVTLPSGKALAMATNPVAVGGEVTVAIRPEAIDFVGLDPAGALPSNHFRALIESRVYRGATSQIVLKAEDFPQPVQVLVLGEAGGQPGETVVFRIDPNEVHQVAGAAS is encoded by the coding sequence ATGACCGCCGCGAGCCTGACTGCGGAGTCGCTAGCCCATGCCTATGGGGCGGCGCCTCCCACGCTGAAGGGCATTTCCTTCACCATCGAGCCGGGCGAGTTCTTCACGCTGCTTGGACCCTCCGGCTGCGGCAAGACGACGACCCTCAGGCTCGTTGCGGGATTGCTGTCGCCGACCGCCGGGCGGATCCTGATCGGCACGCGCGACATCACGACCGTGCCGACTCACGAGCGCGATGTCAGCGTGGTTTTCCAGAACTACGCGCTATTCCCTCACATGACGGTTGCCGACAATGTGGGCTATGGCTTGAAGATCCGCGGCAAGCCGCGGCGTGAGATCGCCGCTGCCGTCGAGGAAGCGCTCGCCACTGTGGGCTTGCCGGGCATGGACAAGCGTTATCCGACCGAACTCTCCGGCGGCCAGCAGCAGCGCGTGGGGCTCGCACGCGCCATCGCCGTCAAGCCGCGTGTGATGCTGCTCGACGAGCCCCTATCCAACCTCGACGCGAAGCTGCGCGAGCAGATGTGCCTGGAGATCGCGGCCCTGCAACGCCGTATGGCCATGACGGTGCTCTACGTGACCCACGACCAGGCCGAGGCGCTCGCCATCTCGGACCGTATCGCCATAATGAGCGGTGGCGAGATCCGCGAGATCGGCACACCCACCGAGATCTATCGCCGGCCACGCTCGCTGACGGCCGCAACATTTCTCGGCGATACCAATCTGGTGCGCCTGCGGGCCGGTCGAGACGGCGTGACCCTGCCTTCCGGCAAGGCGTTGGCGATGGCGACGAACCCGGTCGCGGTCGGCGGCGAGGTCACTGTTGCCATCCGCCCTGAGGCCATTGATTTCGTGGGGCTTGACCCAGCTGGGGCGCTGCCTTCCAACCATTTTCGCGCGCTGATCGAGAGCCGCGTCTATCGCGGCGCGACCAGCCAGATCGTGCTCAAAGCCGAGGATTTCCCTCAGCCGGTGCAGGTGCTGGTCCTGGGCGAAGCCGGCGGCCAGCCAGGCGAGACGGTGGTCTTTCGTATCGACCCCAACGAGGTCCATCAGGTTGCGGGAGCGGCCTCATGA
- a CDS encoding ABC transporter permease → MMVLSRSPAARAARILARCAFYVGMIFLILPVAVVVMSSFTAGDVVSFPPQGWSTRWYGIAAGRQDFLSSLWLTLVLAIVVTFISLVLGLITALTIVRGRYRGRGALSVAALAPLFVPNVVIGFAALPVMAAIGLLGSIWAVLIAYVIIVFPMIVRALIGTIESLNSSTEEAARVFGATPLRAFITVTLPLAGRGIFAAAIFSFVAVLDEAVIIAFIGGTNTVTFPMRLFSYIAETYDPVASVFATLMIVATTALMLVLDRLIGFERLGSNR, encoded by the coding sequence ATGATGGTTCTCAGTCGCTCTCCCGCGGCCCGCGCGGCGCGCATTCTGGCCCGTTGCGCGTTCTATGTCGGCATGATCTTCCTTATTCTGCCGGTCGCTGTCGTGGTGATGTCGTCGTTCACCGCCGGCGACGTCGTGAGCTTCCCGCCTCAGGGCTGGAGCACGCGCTGGTACGGCATTGCCGCGGGACGCCAGGACTTCCTGTCGTCGTTGTGGCTGACGCTGGTCCTCGCTATCGTCGTCACATTCATCAGCCTTGTCCTTGGGCTCATCACCGCGCTGACGATTGTGCGCGGCCGCTATCGCGGACGCGGCGCTCTCAGCGTCGCGGCGCTGGCACCGCTGTTCGTGCCGAATGTGGTGATCGGCTTTGCGGCTTTGCCGGTGATGGCGGCGATCGGGCTGCTCGGCAGCATCTGGGCGGTGCTGATCGCCTATGTGATCATCGTTTTTCCCATGATCGTGCGCGCTCTGATCGGCACCATCGAAAGCCTCAACAGTTCGACGGAGGAAGCTGCCCGGGTCTTCGGCGCGACCCCGCTGCGCGCCTTCATCACGGTCACCTTGCCGCTCGCGGGGCGCGGCATTTTCGCGGCCGCCATCTTCTCCTTTGTCGCCGTGCTCGACGAAGCAGTGATCATCGCCTTCATCGGCGGCACCAATACGGTGACCTTCCCGATGCGGCTCTTTTCCTACATCGCCGAGACCTACGATCCGGTCGCTTCGGTCTTCGCCACGCTCATGATCGTCGCCACGACGGCCCTGATGCTGGTGCTCGACAGGTTGATCGGGTTCGAACGTCTCGGCAGCAACCGGTGA
- a CDS encoding amino acid ABC transporter ATP-binding protein — MKSAAREPAFVECEGVEVHFGALPVIQGVSFSVSRGEVVAIIGPSGSGKTTLIRCINHLLAPSAGTVRIAGETLGVRVGANGRLIKLSARKVAAQRRSIGFVFQRFNLFPHLTTLQNVMEAPMHVLGRSKTDARAVAEKHLARVGLADKAHAYPRQLSGGQQQRVAIARALAMDPELILFDEPTSALDPEMVGEVLAVMRDLAAQGMTMLIVSHEMGFVREVADRVIMLDAGRIVEQGPPAEVFDQPKSPRTQAFLSKIL, encoded by the coding sequence ATGAAGTCGGCTGCGCGTGAACCGGCCTTTGTGGAATGCGAAGGCGTGGAGGTGCACTTCGGTGCCCTGCCAGTCATCCAGGGGGTCTCCTTCTCCGTTTCCAGGGGCGAGGTCGTTGCCATCATCGGGCCCTCGGGATCGGGCAAGACCACATTGATACGTTGCATCAATCATCTGCTTGCGCCGTCGGCCGGCACAGTACGCATCGCCGGCGAGACGCTCGGCGTGCGGGTGGGGGCGAACGGCAGGCTGATCAAGCTGTCGGCGCGCAAGGTCGCCGCCCAGCGCCGCTCCATCGGCTTCGTGTTTCAGCGCTTTAACCTGTTTCCGCATCTCACCACCCTCCAGAATGTCATGGAGGCTCCGATGCATGTGCTTGGCAGGTCGAAAACCGACGCGCGCGCCGTGGCCGAGAAACATCTCGCCCGTGTCGGGCTTGCCGACAAGGCCCACGCCTACCCACGCCAGCTCTCGGGGGGCCAGCAGCAGCGGGTGGCTATCGCCCGCGCGCTCGCGATGGATCCCGAGCTGATCCTTTTCGATGAACCGACCAGCGCCCTTGACCCTGAAATGGTGGGCGAAGTCCTCGCCGTCATGCGCGACCTTGCCGCGCAGGGCATGACGATGCTGATCGTCAGCCACGAGATGGGTTTCGTCCGCGAGGTCGCCGATAGGGTGATCATGCTTGATGCCGGACGGATCGTCGAACAAGGCCCGCCGGCGGAGGTGTTCGACCAGCCGAAGAGCCCGCGAACGCAAGCTTTTCTCTCGAAAATTCTCTGA
- a CDS encoding ABC transporter permease, translating to MSAVPVRGSRRPDLPFAASPAFALASLPVLAFFAVFIGWLAVISVFKPSVFAVYTANFTLENYIKVFTSRIYYEALLRSIWLSALSTVFTVLIAYPIAYHICRRAGHLKGAYIAIVASVFLVTFVIKIYAWQILLERAGLVDRLLQLLGLTQGPTRLIGTETGILIGLVYASLPYMILSLITAVEKVPRDVEHAAAVSGAPPLTVFRTVTLPLSMPGIVTGALFTFALNVAAFIVPALLGGGTITMAGLLIQRVSVGVGTAGGNWPLAAALSVVLLAISALFSLGLVRVFSSRRWRLAA from the coding sequence ATGAGCGCTGTCCCCGTCCGTGGGAGCCGTCGGCCTGATCTACCCTTCGCGGCCTCACCCGCCTTTGCGCTCGCAAGCCTGCCGGTGCTGGCTTTCTTCGCGGTTTTCATCGGCTGGCTCGCGGTCATCAGCGTGTTCAAGCCGTCGGTGTTTGCGGTCTACACAGCCAACTTCACGCTGGAGAACTATATCAAGGTCTTCACCTCGCGGATCTATTACGAGGCGTTGCTGCGCTCCATCTGGCTGTCCGCACTCTCCACCGTCTTCACCGTGCTGATTGCCTATCCCATCGCCTACCATATCTGCCGGCGGGCGGGCCACCTGAAAGGCGCTTATATCGCGATCGTGGCCTCGGTGTTCCTGGTGACCTTCGTCATCAAGATCTACGCTTGGCAGATCCTGCTCGAGCGCGCGGGCCTCGTCGACCGGCTGTTGCAGCTCCTTGGTCTCACCCAGGGCCCGACGCGTCTCATCGGCACCGAGACGGGCATTCTCATCGGGTTGGTCTATGCGAGCCTGCCCTACATGATCCTCTCGCTCATCACGGCCGTCGAGAAGGTGCCACGGGATGTGGAACATGCGGCCGCCGTGTCCGGCGCGCCGCCGCTGACCGTCTTCCGCACCGTGACGCTGCCGCTGAGCATGCCGGGTATCGTCACCGGCGCGCTTTTCACCTTCGCGCTCAATGTGGCCGCCTTCATCGTGCCGGCATTGCTCGGCGGCGGCACGATCACCATGGCTGGCCTGCTTATTCAGCGGGTGTCGGTGGGAGTGGGCACGGCCGGCGGCAACTGGCCGCTGGCGGCTGCGCTTTCCGTAGTGCTGCTTGCCATCAGCGCCCTGTTCAGTCTGGGGCTGGTGCGCGTGTTCTCGTCGCGGCGATGGAGGCTGGCGGCATGA
- a CDS encoding LysR family transcriptional regulator has translation MNTSGMELRQLGYFAVACQNPNLVAAAAELGIAQSTLSAGLQALGEQFGVALFQHAGKRVYPQPAALWLFRNAVTLLHAESFARAYIQSGAEGGIRRVAIDLNLSFAIGRLSKALGRCVELLHPLNPDVFFDYRFLFGPEGPASEPSGVGPLIAADPCGVIEIDMIDPSHSGSRDMIPLIDDPWVAVSLAKPLGEVESTPLVLLRMSRDLQNSLMQAAEVGGFAHRIQIVDEDPTRLPRLMIEQPQAAFVMPRSMLSNRLGLIDVHIEPLRLGASRWIGARIRVDHPAARVFVDALRNILQSREQNVVFQPKITLRQMRYFQLLHRSGGIAAAARAANVTQPAVTAQLRKLEQTLDTPLYRITGGSLAINAAGERLRTVVDAIDTGLKKIATGRDAAVAGHSQLVRIGMLPVADSGSAVAQAMASSIKELRHSWPGYTFKIVEARTKALHDLVSNGSVAFAVVETVNAQATRISLGLYEPLALVANKALGLEDGGVVPFARLKDLPLVLGGASFGIRSLLDQAARATGIRLRPCIEVESFPLSLAMVQLDELCTVLPPQAVRDSALREHVTVCKLVDPVVRQPLNVIFSGQRALSDVERSFIALLKRQLSVVMQANAENASDGARH, from the coding sequence ATGAACACATCGGGGATGGAACTGAGACAGCTCGGTTACTTTGCTGTCGCTTGCCAGAATCCCAACTTGGTGGCTGCCGCGGCGGAACTTGGCATCGCACAGTCGACCCTGAGCGCTGGTCTGCAGGCTCTGGGGGAACAGTTTGGCGTTGCCTTGTTCCAGCATGCGGGTAAGCGTGTCTATCCTCAGCCGGCGGCGCTCTGGCTGTTCAGGAATGCCGTCACGCTGCTGCACGCGGAGAGCTTCGCACGCGCCTATATTCAGTCAGGCGCGGAGGGCGGCATTCGGCGCGTCGCCATTGATCTCAATCTAAGCTTTGCCATCGGGCGGTTGTCGAAGGCCCTCGGGCGTTGCGTCGAGCTGCTGCATCCTCTGAATCCCGATGTTTTCTTCGACTACAGATTTCTTTTTGGTCCCGAGGGGCCCGCGAGCGAGCCGAGTGGGGTGGGGCCACTGATCGCCGCAGATCCATGCGGGGTGATCGAGATCGACATGATCGATCCCAGCCATTCCGGAAGCCGGGATATGATCCCGCTGATCGACGATCCCTGGGTGGCGGTATCGCTGGCGAAGCCACTAGGGGAGGTCGAGAGCACACCGCTTGTGCTGCTCCGGATGTCGCGAGACCTGCAGAACAGCTTGATGCAGGCGGCAGAGGTAGGCGGTTTCGCTCATCGAATTCAGATTGTCGACGAGGACCCGACCCGGCTGCCGCGGCTGATGATCGAGCAACCGCAGGCCGCCTTTGTCATGCCGCGCAGCATGCTGTCGAACCGGTTGGGTCTTATCGACGTTCATATCGAGCCGCTGCGGCTGGGCGCGTCGCGGTGGATAGGCGCACGCATCCGCGTTGACCATCCTGCCGCGCGTGTATTCGTGGATGCGCTCAGAAATATTCTGCAGAGCCGCGAGCAGAATGTTGTCTTTCAGCCGAAGATTACGCTGCGGCAGATGCGCTACTTCCAGCTTTTGCATCGCAGCGGTGGCATCGCCGCCGCGGCGCGGGCCGCGAATGTGACGCAACCCGCCGTGACGGCGCAACTGCGCAAGCTGGAACAGACCCTCGATACTCCCCTCTACCGTATCACCGGTGGTAGTCTGGCCATCAATGCCGCTGGCGAGAGGCTACGGACGGTGGTCGATGCCATCGACACCGGGCTGAAGAAGATTGCAACGGGGCGGGACGCCGCTGTTGCCGGTCATAGCCAGCTTGTTCGCATCGGCATGCTTCCTGTCGCGGACAGCGGGAGCGCGGTTGCCCAAGCGATGGCATCCTCAATTAAGGAGCTGCGTCATTCATGGCCCGGATACACATTCAAGATTGTCGAAGCGCGGACGAAGGCGCTTCATGACCTTGTCAGCAACGGTTCTGTGGCGTTCGCTGTAGTGGAGACCGTAAATGCCCAGGCGACCCGTATATCGCTTGGTCTGTATGAGCCTCTCGCACTCGTTGCCAACAAGGCACTTGGTCTCGAAGATGGCGGGGTTGTTCCTTTCGCTCGCCTGAAGGACCTTCCATTGGTACTCGGAGGGGCTTCCTTCGGGATCCGCTCTCTACTTGACCAGGCAGCGAGGGCCACCGGGATACGGCTTCGGCCCTGTATAGAAGTTGAATCTTTTCCCTTAAGTCTTGCCATGGTGCAATTGGATGAGCTTTGCACCGTCCTTCCACCCCAAGCCGTGCGCGATAGCGCGCTCCGTGAGCACGTGACAGTTTGCAAGTTGGTCGATCCCGTCGTGCGGCAACCGCTCAATGTCATTTTTTCCGGGCAGCGAGCCTTGAGTGACGTTGAGCGCTCCTTTATTGCGCTGCTCAAGCGGCAGCTGTCGGTGGTCATGCAGGCAAACGCGGAAAATGCGAGCGATGGCGCACGGCACTAG
- a CDS encoding ABC transporter substrate-binding protein, whose product MSIAGRAFILAASLVAGIGMAEAAPDSLTKAGKIVFCSDLNSPPNQYMAEDGSTPTGVAIDMLKGIGDELKLPIEIMNVKFSGIFPALDTGQCDAIMASTSKSPERLKKYNFVDYWAVASGLLVKKGNPQNLKTYLDLSGKRVAVLLGSANQRRLETANEELTKLGKPPMEIAAFPGNTIAFQELDLGRVDAMVGDTLVLSYFQTRSNGKFEIGGAPVAPSTLGIIVTKPREDVAAAFRKALDDLQASGKLQAMADKWGVAAGMTMCTSAKPCP is encoded by the coding sequence ATGTCCATAGCCGGTCGCGCATTTATCCTGGCAGCTTCGCTGGTGGCCGGTATCGGCATGGCCGAAGCCGCACCCGATTCCCTCACCAAGGCGGGCAAGATTGTCTTCTGCTCGGACCTCAACAGCCCTCCCAACCAGTATATGGCAGAGGATGGCTCGACCCCGACCGGTGTCGCTATCGACATGCTGAAGGGCATTGGTGACGAGCTCAAGCTGCCGATCGAGATCATGAACGTGAAGTTCTCCGGCATCTTTCCCGCTCTCGATACCGGCCAGTGCGACGCCATCATGGCCAGCACCTCCAAGAGCCCAGAGCGTCTTAAAAAGTACAATTTCGTCGATTACTGGGCGGTGGCCTCGGGTCTGCTCGTCAAGAAGGGCAACCCGCAAAATCTGAAGACCTATCTCGACCTGTCCGGCAAGCGCGTCGCGGTGCTCCTTGGCAGCGCCAACCAGCGCCGCCTGGAGACCGCGAACGAGGAATTGACCAAGCTCGGCAAGCCGCCCATGGAGATCGCCGCGTTCCCCGGCAATACGATCGCATTCCAGGAACTTGATCTGGGCCGCGTCGACGCCATGGTCGGCGATACCCTGGTGTTGTCCTATTTCCAGACACGATCGAACGGCAAGTTCGAAATTGGCGGCGCGCCAGTTGCCCCCTCAACGCTCGGGATCATCGTCACGAAGCCGCGCGAGGACGTCGCCGCCGCATTCCGCAAGGCGCTCGACGATTTGCAAGCAAGCGGCAAGCTGCAGGCCATGGCCGACAAATGGGGGGTCGCTGCCGGCATGACCATGTGCACCAGTGCCAAGCCCTGCCCATGA
- a CDS encoding amino acid ABC transporter permease, producing MLNSILAYFDGDVSFVFDTSFFLRFVFSPSPALLKGLGLTVMAAITSQVLGVILGCLLALSGLSRFGLLRGFNQSYLFFFRGTPVLVQLVLIYYGLPYLLGGADLFPPRVFIGPLWVQGALVAGIVTFGLHEAAYMSEIIRAGIQSIDEGQSEAAQALGMTPALAMRRIILPQAARVIVPPLGNQFNQMLKTTSLLSVIAVPELFRVAEEVQSATYKSFEVYLGVSVYYLALTGAWTIIQMLIERSLSGSRRTVTANARAA from the coding sequence ATGTTGAATTCAATTCTCGCCTATTTCGATGGCGACGTGAGCTTCGTCTTCGACACGAGCTTTTTCCTTCGCTTCGTGTTCTCGCCGAGCCCTGCACTATTGAAGGGGCTGGGTCTGACAGTGATGGCCGCGATCACCTCGCAGGTTCTCGGCGTCATTCTGGGTTGTCTGCTGGCGCTTTCCGGTCTCAGTCGGTTCGGGCTACTGCGCGGTTTCAATCAAAGCTATCTCTTCTTCTTCCGGGGCACGCCGGTACTTGTGCAGCTTGTGCTGATTTATTATGGCCTGCCCTATCTCCTGGGTGGGGCCGACCTGTTCCCGCCGCGCGTCTTCATCGGGCCGCTGTGGGTGCAGGGCGCGCTGGTCGCCGGCATCGTCACCTTCGGACTGCATGAAGCAGCCTATATGAGCGAGATCATTCGCGCCGGCATCCAGTCTATCGATGAGGGCCAGTCTGAGGCCGCGCAAGCTCTTGGCATGACGCCCGCGCTCGCCATGCGCCGGATCATCCTGCCGCAGGCCGCTCGCGTCATCGTGCCGCCGCTCGGCAACCAGTTCAACCAGATGCTGAAAACGACCTCCCTGCTCAGCGTGATCGCGGTGCCGGAGCTTTTCCGCGTCGCGGAAGAGGTGCAATCGGCGACCTACAAGTCCTTCGAGGTCTATCTCGGTGTCTCCGTCTACTATCTCGCGCTCACCGGTGCCTGGACGATCATCCAGATGCTGATCGAGCGGAGCCTGTCGGGTTCGCGCCGCACCGTCACGGCCAACGCGAGGGCAGCGTGA
- a CDS encoding helix-turn-helix transcriptional regulator → MAHQDTREAPQDQVSTATKPYRFSTRDLLPQHQFDAWRSFMASSIELSQPDGQNVGFAADLHAWDLGSLVFTEMVMPGDGAARSFRHRKAPPTDHWCLVLPLSQTEHAATLLQPGRRLAPRRLSFRSLARPYAASGTDSHVISLFIPRDHFGEIAHLLDALPCALPDEGLGSILADFMQSVERQLPHISADNVPQLVVAILAMVRGCLVPTPDNLEMADVPLSATLLERARRLIRRNVHAPDFSPDQLCRQLGVSRSRLYRLFENLGGISSYVRRQRLLQAHAALSDVSQNRQVRQIAESVGFTNASAFTRAFNAEFGCSPGEVRAAALAGHRLLPFASPRLPSTQADFNRLLARLHA, encoded by the coding sequence GTGGCTCATCAAGATACTCGTGAGGCGCCGCAGGACCAAGTCAGCACGGCGACAAAGCCCTATCGCTTCTCGACACGAGACCTGTTGCCTCAGCACCAGTTCGATGCCTGGCGCAGCTTCATGGCCTCGTCGATTGAGCTGTCGCAGCCGGATGGCCAGAACGTCGGCTTCGCCGCAGACCTTCATGCGTGGGATCTTGGCAGCTTGGTCTTCACGGAAATGGTCATGCCCGGTGATGGTGCCGCCCGCTCTTTCCGGCACCGCAAAGCACCGCCGACCGATCACTGGTGCCTTGTGCTGCCGCTTTCCCAAACCGAGCACGCCGCGACACTCCTGCAACCGGGGCGCAGGCTGGCGCCACGCCGCCTGAGCTTTCGCTCGCTCGCCCGGCCCTATGCCGCCAGTGGCACCGACAGCCACGTCATCAGTTTGTTCATTCCGCGCGACCATTTCGGCGAGATCGCCCACCTGCTCGACGCTTTGCCGTGTGCACTCCCAGACGAAGGTTTGGGTAGCATCCTCGCCGATTTCATGCAGAGCGTGGAACGCCAGCTGCCGCATATTTCGGCGGACAACGTGCCGCAGTTGGTGGTCGCCATCCTCGCTATGGTTCGTGGCTGTCTCGTTCCGACCCCGGACAACCTTGAAATGGCGGATGTCCCGCTTTCGGCCACGCTGCTGGAACGAGCGCGACGGCTGATCCGTCGTAATGTCCATGCGCCTGATTTCAGCCCTGACCAACTCTGCCGGCAGCTGGGTGTATCGCGGTCACGCCTCTATCGGTTGTTCGAGAACTTGGGCGGCATATCAAGCTATGTCCGCCGGCAGCGCCTGCTGCAGGCGCATGCGGCACTCTCCGATGTCAGCCAGAACCGACAGGTCCGGCAAATCGCCGAAAGCGTCGGCTTCACCAATGCGTCAGCCTTCACCCGCGCATTCAATGCCGAATTCGGCTGTAGCCCAGGCGAGGTGCGAGCTGCAGCGCTGGCTGGCCATAGGCTATTGCCCTTCGCGTCTCCCCGCCTTCCGAGCACCCAGGCGGATTTCAACAGGCTGCTCGCCCGGCTGCATGCTTGA
- a CDS encoding UbiD family decarboxylase, translated as MSSLQSLRAYLAELDASGELAHVPDEVSPHFELSACLSVADGGKALIFDKVAGSSFRAVGNLLSNRDRIARALKIDKDQIQRRLIEAIDGAIPPVEITGGPVQEVITTADPLAGLPVPTFFAAEAGPYITAGLIVAKDPQTGRGNASYARILVTGPATGMIGIAPNHHLAHLARKAASLGQKLEIAVVLGAHPAIQLAGCLYLGLGDDEMHCAGKLLGQPVELVRCRTVDLMVPAHAEMVLEGTIDVNTPIKEGLISEYHGMYEDYGAGFLTEFRCRTHRRDALFQVIEPGYHGEHIYLGALPIAASLRIALARVFPNVGEVAVTASGAGRNDAVVQMVKPKPGQGKRAIFVCWGAVNIVKSVTVVDEDIDPWDLAAVDRARCARMKGDRDIVIVPAVSADRSEPLERGGLITKIGYDATAKDGDRPEGITQALPPAEFLDAARVKLRMLGIL; from the coding sequence ATGTCGTCACTCCAATCGCTGCGCGCCTATCTGGCTGAACTCGATGCGAGCGGTGAACTTGCCCATGTTCCCGACGAGGTCTCGCCGCATTTCGAACTCTCCGCCTGCCTGTCCGTTGCCGACGGCGGCAAGGCGTTGATTTTCGACAAGGTCGCGGGCAGCAGCTTTCGGGCCGTCGGTAATTTGTTGTCGAACCGCGACCGGATCGCCCGTGCGCTGAAGATCGACAAGGATCAGATCCAACGCCGACTTATCGAGGCGATCGATGGCGCAATCCCGCCTGTCGAAATCACCGGGGGGCCGGTTCAGGAGGTTATCACCACGGCCGATCCGCTGGCCGGCCTGCCGGTACCCACCTTCTTCGCCGCTGAGGCCGGGCCCTATATCACGGCGGGGCTGATCGTCGCCAAGGACCCGCAGACCGGACGGGGCAACGCTTCCTACGCCCGCATCCTGGTGACCGGTCCGGCGACCGGCATGATCGGTATCGCGCCCAACCACCATCTCGCCCATCTCGCCCGCAAAGCCGCCAGCCTCGGGCAAAAGCTGGAGATCGCGGTCGTGCTTGGCGCACATCCCGCGATCCAGCTCGCGGGGTGTCTCTATCTCGGGCTGGGCGACGACGAGATGCATTGCGCCGGCAAGCTGCTTGGCCAGCCGGTGGAGCTCGTGCGTTGCCGGACTGTTGACCTGATGGTACCGGCCCACGCGGAGATGGTGCTGGAGGGCACTATCGATGTCAACACGCCCATCAAGGAGGGGCTAATCTCCGAATACCATGGCATGTACGAGGACTACGGCGCCGGCTTCCTCACCGAGTTCCGCTGCCGGACGCATCGCCGGGACGCCCTGTTCCAGGTCATCGAGCCCGGATATCACGGCGAGCATATCTACCTCGGAGCCCTGCCGATCGCCGCATCCTTGCGCATCGCTCTGGCACGCGTCTTCCCCAATGTCGGTGAGGTCGCCGTCACCGCGTCGGGCGCCGGGCGCAACGACGCCGTGGTGCAGATGGTCAAGCCGAAACCCGGCCAGGGCAAGCGCGCCATTTTCGTGTGCTGGGGCGCTGTCAATATCGTCAAGTCGGTGACGGTGGTTGATGAGGATATCGACCCGTGGGACCTGGCCGCTGTCGACCGCGCGCGCTGCGCGCGGATGAAAGGCGACCGTGATATCGTCATCGTGCCGGCCGTTTCCGCGGATCGGTCCGAGCCACTGGAACGCGGCGGGTTGATCACCAAGATCGGCTATGACGCCACCGCGAAGGACGGTGATCGGCCGGAAGGGATCACGCAAGCCCTGCCTCCGGCTGAGTTTCTGGACGCGGCGCGCGTGAAGCTCAGGATGCTCGGCATTCTCTGA